The proteins below are encoded in one region of Drosophila santomea strain STO CAGO 1482 chromosome 3R, Prin_Dsan_1.1, whole genome shotgun sequence:
- the LOC120452888 gene encoding uridine-cytidine kinase isoform X2 has translation MQDLRNADTLRLPNGDGAAANDEVKSPFLIGVAGGTASGKSTVCKKIMEQLGQAEMDHTQRQVVSISQDSFYRELTPAEKAKAQKGLFNFDHPDAFNEELMYSTLQNILKGHKVEIPSYDYRTNSLDFENVLVIYPADVVLFEGILVFYFPKIRELFHMKLFVDTDSDTRLARRVPRDINERGRDLDAVLTQYMTFVKPAFEEFCSPTKKFADVIIPRGADNTVAIDLIVHHIGEILATTNSAQHSNTIRVAASSMKRDH, from the exons ATGCAGGATTTGAGGAACGCCGACACGCTGCGACTGCCAAATGGCGACGGAGCAGCGGCCAACGATGAGGTCAAGTCGCCGTTCCTGATCGGCGTGGCCGGCGGTACGGCCAGCGGCAAGTCCACGGTGTGCAAAAAGATCATGGAGCAACTTGGCCAGGCGGAAATGGATCACACGCAGCGCCAGGTGGTGTCCATCAGCCAGGACAGCTTCTACCGCGAACTGACGCCCGCCGAGAAGGCCAAGGCCCAGAAGGGCCTCTTCAACTTCGATCATCCGGATGCCTTCAATGAGGAGCTCATGTACAGCACGCTGCAGAACATCCTGAAGGGCCACAAAGTGGAGATACCCAGCTACGACTACCGCACCAACTCGCT CGACTTTGAAAACGTTCTGGTTATCTACCCAGCCGATGTGGTCTTGTTCGAGGGCATCCTGGTGTTTTACTTTCCCAAGATACGCGAGCTGTTCCACATGAAGCTGTTCGTGGACACAGACTCTGATACCAGATTGGCCAGGAGAG TGCCACGTGATATCAATGAGCGTGGCCGGGATTTGGATGCTGTGCTCACCCAGTACATGACCTTCGTGAAGCCGGCTTTCGAGGAGTTCTGCTCACCC ACGAAAAAGTTTGCTGACGTTATTATACCACGAGGCGCCGACAACACAG TTGCCATTGATCTTATTGTACACCATATCGGGGAGATTCTCGCCACTACCAACAGCGCACAGCACAGCAACACAATCAGGGTAGCGGCGTCTAGCATGAAGCGAGATCACTAA
- the LOC120453341 gene encoding elastase-1 isoform X1, which yields MKAALDLSPLSCFYWLLHSFFVISVIKSCHAVPIVGGRIVSTVGSGASKYPFMVSLQDVITGNTTNGVSYQHFCGGSLISDRWILSAAHCVWRKNIHNIAAFIGYENIENIGQLEPYGLESVEYIYFQPSNFRNDIALLYMKRRYWSAPGNGLQYAQLPPHGMKPDQNESCRIIGYGATQHAGPCQKKLFEAEVRVIDNQKCRDIIGHIWAPQNGANTVCALGNNQDSCQGDSGGPLICPYGGKDYIYGLVSHGLTCGIQGMPSIYTVTRPYYDWVQLLMQS from the exons ATGAAGGCTGCTTTAGATCTCAGCCCGCTTAGTTGCTTTTACTGGCTTCTCCACAGTTTCTTTGTAATTTCTGTGATCAAATCCTGTCACGCGGTGCCCATTGTCGGAGGTCGGATCGTGTCAACCGTGGGCA GCGGCGCAAGTAAATATCCGTTCATGGTCTCATTGCAAGATGTAATCACGGGTAATACAACGAATGGAGTTTCCTATCAGCACTTCTGCGGTGGCAGCCTAATAAGCGATCGTTGGATTCTATCCGCAGCTCACTGCGTTTGGAGGAA AAACATTCACAACATTGCCGCCTTTATTGGCTATGAGAATATTGAAAACATTGGGCAGCTGGAGCCATATGGTCTGGAGAGCGTCGAGTATATTTACTTTCAACC ATCCAACTTTCGGAATGACATAGCTCTGCTTTATATGAAACGTCGATACTGGAGTGCTCCAGGAAATGGCTTGCAGTACGCCCAACTTCCCCCACATGGCATGAAACCGGACCAAAATG AATCCTGTCGTATCATTGGCTATGGAGCCACACAGCACGCTGGTCCTTGTCAAAAGAAACTTTTCGAGGCGGAAGTTCGCGTGATTGACAACCAAAAGTGCCGCGATATTATTGGACACATCTGGGCGCCACAGAATGGGGCAAATACGGTGTGTGCCTTGGGCAACAATCAGGACTCCTGTCAAGGGGATTCCGG CGGTCCTCTTATCTGTCCATATGGCGGTAAGGACTACATCTACGGCCTGGTGTCCCACGGACTCACCTGCGGCATCCAGGGCATGCCCAGCATCTATACGGTGACCAGACCCTACTACGATTGGGTCCAACTACTGATGCAGTCCTAG
- the LOC120453340 gene encoding organic cation transporter protein — MTQSKENPEKNREVISEEGMKDLLTKQLEVVGSGGAFVWAIFFLCVTPNILNGFHVSSYTLLGHLPDDQWCGIPELHATNWTLAQKREIAGEGLDSGGCTVWDWNYGHLAKMSYEAARNYTSHLSQISQTAEVSCRVKGQHEFAHPESTFVADWDLTCDRSIQRTSAQVSISLGKFCGSFSFGILADKFGRKTSFTLGAAFFIVGSFFCSFSPWYSLFLAGRFALGAASSGLFYPAFTMIVENICLKHRSWMSIAFSASYPVGMIILAIVGYLIQPWRHLQLALTIPSLLLILNCYLMVESPRWLITNQRYDRVYKILFRQPSHYQVQPAAAAPSQVASDKKSLEPVEGFSLGQKLKNGPLKSIIELYANGRVRRMIFASYFMFCVTSLSYYVTALNAANLSVSRYLYIIGTGLVDIPSYLVPVIMLRFTGRRLTTMFLFMWTGVSLLLVLAVPAGSTTWIVAFAMLGRFGISATYSVVTLYTAELYPTQIRNSALGTCSTFAHVGSISAPYVVDVLGALGWYIPTTICGCCVLVAGLLTLTLPETGTGKLSDKVESSASSTPTEPAEKQ; from the exons ATGACTCAATCCAAGGAGAATCCGGAGAAGAATCGCGAGGTGATCAGCGAGGAAGGCATGAAGGATCTGCTCACCAAGCAGCTGGAAGTCGTTGGCAGTGGCGGCGCATTTGTGTG GGCGATTTTCTTCCTGTGTGTCACCCCCAACATACTGAATGGATTCCATGTCTCCTCCTACACTCTGCTGGGCCACCTGCCCGATGACCAGTGGTGCGGCATTCCGGAGCTGCACGCCACCAACTGGACGCTGGCCCAGAAGCGTGAGATTGCGGGCGAGGGATTGGATTCGGGCGGCTGCACCGTGTGGGACTGGAACTATGGCCACCTGGCCAAGATGTCCTACGAGGCGGCCAGGAACTACACCAGTCATCTGTCGCAGATTTCCCAGACGGCGGAGGTGTCCTGCCGCGTGAAGGGGCAACATGAGTTCGCCCATCCGGAGAGCACTTTCGTTGCGGACTGGGATCTCACCTGTGATAGGAGCATACAGCGCACCTCCGCCCAGGTTTCCATTTCGCTGGGCAAGTTCTGCGGTTCCTTCTCCTTTGGCATTCTGGCCGACAA ATTTGGTCGCAAAACCTCGTTCACCCTGGGCGCAGCCTTCTTCATCGTGGGCAGCTTCTTCTGCAGCTTCTCGCCCTGGTACAGCCTCTTCCTGGCCGGACGTTTCGCCCTGGGAGCTGCCTCCTCCGGTCTGTTCTATCCCGCATTTACCATGA TTGTGGAGAACATCTGCTTGAAGCATCGTTCCTGGATGTCCATCGCCTTCTCAGCCTCCTATCCCGTGGGCATGATTATCCTGGCCATTGTGGGCTACCTCATCCAACCGTGGAGGCATCTGCAACTGGCCCTCACCATTCCCTCGCTGCTACTCATCCTAAACTGCTA CTTGATGGTTGAGTCACCGCGCTGGCTGATCACGAACCAGAGATATGATCGCGTCTACAAGATTCTCTTCCGACAGCCCAGCCACTACCAAGTTCAGCCCGCCGCTGCAGCTCCATCTCAAGTGGCCAGCGATAAGAAGTCG CTGGAGCCCGTGGAGGGCTTCTCCCTTGGACAGAAGCTGAAGAATGGTCCGCTCAAGTCCATCATTGAGCTGTATGCCAATGGCCGGGTGCGCAGGATGATCTTTGCCTCCTACTTCATGTTCTGCGTCACCTCGCTGAGTTACTATGTGACGG CTCTCAATGCCGCCAATCTATCGGTGTCCAGGTACCTGTACATCATAGGCACCGGTCTGGTGGACATACCCTCCTATCTCGTCCCAGTGATAATGCTGCGCTTCACGGGACGCCGCCTCACCACCATGTTCCTGTTCATGTGGACGGGCGTGTCCTTGCTGCTGGTCCTCGCTGTGCCCGCCGGCAGCACCACCTGGATCGTGGCCTTCGCCATGCTGGGTCGCTTCGGCATTAGCGCCACCTACTCCGTGGTCACGCTCTACACCGCCGAGCTGTATCCCACCCAGATACGCAACTCCGCGCTGGGCACCTGCTCCACCTTCGCCCATGTGGGCTCCATATCGGCACCGTATGTGGTCGATGTCCTGGGAGCTCTGGGCTGGTACATTCCAACAACGATTTGCGGCTGCTGCGTTCTAGTAGCTGGCCTACTCACTCTCACACTTCCGGAAACGGGAACGGGCAAGCTCTCCGACAAAGTGGAGAGCAGTGCGTCCTCCACTCCCACGGAGCCGGCCGAGAAGCAGTAG
- the LOC120453341 gene encoding elastase-1 isoform X2 — MKAALDLSPLSCFYWLLHSFFVISVIKSCHAVPIVGGRIVSTVGGASKYPFMVSLQDVITGNTTNGVSYQHFCGGSLISDRWILSAAHCVWRKNIHNIAAFIGYENIENIGQLEPYGLESVEYIYFQPSNFRNDIALLYMKRRYWSAPGNGLQYAQLPPHGMKPDQNESCRIIGYGATQHAGPCQKKLFEAEVRVIDNQKCRDIIGHIWAPQNGANTVCALGNNQDSCQGDSGGPLICPYGGKDYIYGLVSHGLTCGIQGMPSIYTVTRPYYDWVQLLMQS; from the exons ATGAAGGCTGCTTTAGATCTCAGCCCGCTTAGTTGCTTTTACTGGCTTCTCCACAGTTTCTTTGTAATTTCTGTGATCAAATCCTGTCACGCGGTGCCCATTGTCGGAGGTCGGATCGTGTCAACCGTGG GCGGCGCAAGTAAATATCCGTTCATGGTCTCATTGCAAGATGTAATCACGGGTAATACAACGAATGGAGTTTCCTATCAGCACTTCTGCGGTGGCAGCCTAATAAGCGATCGTTGGATTCTATCCGCAGCTCACTGCGTTTGGAGGAA AAACATTCACAACATTGCCGCCTTTATTGGCTATGAGAATATTGAAAACATTGGGCAGCTGGAGCCATATGGTCTGGAGAGCGTCGAGTATATTTACTTTCAACC ATCCAACTTTCGGAATGACATAGCTCTGCTTTATATGAAACGTCGATACTGGAGTGCTCCAGGAAATGGCTTGCAGTACGCCCAACTTCCCCCACATGGCATGAAACCGGACCAAAATG AATCCTGTCGTATCATTGGCTATGGAGCCACACAGCACGCTGGTCCTTGTCAAAAGAAACTTTTCGAGGCGGAAGTTCGCGTGATTGACAACCAAAAGTGCCGCGATATTATTGGACACATCTGGGCGCCACAGAATGGGGCAAATACGGTGTGTGCCTTGGGCAACAATCAGGACTCCTGTCAAGGGGATTCCGG CGGTCCTCTTATCTGTCCATATGGCGGTAAGGACTACATCTACGGCCTGGTGTCCCACGGACTCACCTGCGGCATCCAGGGCATGCCCAGCATCTATACGGTGACCAGACCCTACTACGATTGGGTCCAACTACTGATGCAGTCCTAG
- the LOC120453341 gene encoding elastase-1 isoform X3 — MVSLQDVITGNTTNGVSYQHFCGGSLISDRWILSAAHCVWRKNIHNIAAFIGYENIENIGQLEPYGLESVEYIYFQPSNFRNDIALLYMKRRYWSAPGNGLQYAQLPPHGMKPDQNESCRIIGYGATQHAGPCQKKLFEAEVRVIDNQKCRDIIGHIWAPQNGANTVCALGNNQDSCQGDSGGPLICPYGGKDYIYGLVSHGLTCGIQGMPSIYTVTRPYYDWVQLLMQS; from the exons ATGGTCTCATTGCAAGATGTAATCACGGGTAATACAACGAATGGAGTTTCCTATCAGCACTTCTGCGGTGGCAGCCTAATAAGCGATCGTTGGATTCTATCCGCAGCTCACTGCGTTTGGAGGAA AAACATTCACAACATTGCCGCCTTTATTGGCTATGAGAATATTGAAAACATTGGGCAGCTGGAGCCATATGGTCTGGAGAGCGTCGAGTATATTTACTTTCAACC ATCCAACTTTCGGAATGACATAGCTCTGCTTTATATGAAACGTCGATACTGGAGTGCTCCAGGAAATGGCTTGCAGTACGCCCAACTTCCCCCACATGGCATGAAACCGGACCAAAATG AATCCTGTCGTATCATTGGCTATGGAGCCACACAGCACGCTGGTCCTTGTCAAAAGAAACTTTTCGAGGCGGAAGTTCGCGTGATTGACAACCAAAAGTGCCGCGATATTATTGGACACATCTGGGCGCCACAGAATGGGGCAAATACGGTGTGTGCCTTGGGCAACAATCAGGACTCCTGTCAAGGGGATTCCGG CGGTCCTCTTATCTGTCCATATGGCGGTAAGGACTACATCTACGGCCTGGTGTCCCACGGACTCACCTGCGGCATCCAGGGCATGCCCAGCATCTATACGGTGACCAGACCCTACTACGATTGGGTCCAACTACTGATGCAGTCCTAG